The window TTGGCGCTCGGCATCGGGGCCAACACCGCGATCTACAGCTTCATGGAATCGATCCTGCTGCGCTCGCTGCCCGTGTCCGACCCCGAATCGCTAGTGGTTTTGAATTGGCATAGCCGACCGCCGTATGACGGCAGCAAGCATTGGGTGCACGTGATGCACGGAGTACAAGGCATTGCCTGGAAGGGAAACAACGGCTCCATGGTTAGCGGAATGTTCCCGTACCCCGCGTTCGAGACGTTTCGTGAGGACAATCCTGTATTTTCCACGCTCTTCGGATACTTCAACGCGCGAAACCTCAATCTGAGCGTACGCGGGCAGGCTACAAGCGCTAACCTGGAATATGTTACTGGCGAATATTTTCGCGGGCTGGCAGTGGCGCCCGCTGCAGGACGTCTGATCGATTCCGAAGACGATCGCGCAGGCGCAGCGCCGGTCGCGGTAATCAGTTTTGCTACAAGCGAAAATCGTTTTGGAGGACCGGGGAATGCGATTGGACAATCGATTCTCGTCGACAACATTCCCTTTACGGTGATTGGCGTCGCACCGCCGGAATTCTTCGGAGTAGATCCTGCGATCTCGCCGGATCTCTACGTTCCGTTGCACACGAATCTGCTTATAGAGGGCGCCGCGGCGACTCGTCTGTATGGTGACGGAAATTTCTACTGGATCGAAATGATGGGCCGCCTGCGTCCCGGCGCAACCATGGCCCAGGCGCAGGCGGCGCTGGCTCCTCGTTTCCATCAATGGGTTGCCACCACTGCGAGCACTGACGGTGAGCGTGCCAACCTGCCCGCGCTGACTCTCAATCCCGGGGCGGCCGGTCTGGGTAGCTTGCGCCGCCGATATTCCAAGCCTTTGTACGTGCTGGTAATGATGGTGGGATTGATCCTGGCGATCGCGTGCGCGAACATCGCCAACCTGCTGCTGGCAAGGGCCGCCGCGCGTCGCTCCGAAATGGCTGTCCGGCTCAGCCTGGGAGCAAGACGGTTCCGCGTGGTGCGGCAGTTGCTTACCGAGAGTGTGATGCTGGCTTCGCTCGGCGGAGCACTAGGCGTTTTGTTTGCAATCTGGGGCGTGCGATGGCTGACGTTTCTGCTCTCCAAGGGGCAGGAGAACTTTACGCTGCACGCGGAATTGAACTGGAACGTGCTGGGTGTGACTGTGGCGCTCTCAGTTCTGTGTGGGTTATTGTTTGGTCTCGCTCCAGCGATTCAGTCCACGCGTCCGGACGTGATGCCTGCGCTAAAGAATGGCTTCGGCGGTGGACCGCGCCGCCGCGCGCAGCACGTTCTGGTGGTCGCTCAAATCGCGCTCTCTTTTCTACTACTGTTCGCGGCGGGTCTATTTCTCCAGACACTCAATAAGCTGCACTCCGTCCAACTGGGATACGCACGCGAGAACATCCTTCTGTTTTCGTTGAATGCGCGCCAGGCCGGACATCGCGACCCGGAGATCACCACTTTTTACACCGACCTGCGCAACCGCTTGGAATCGATTCCCGGAGTAAGCAGCGCAACGCTTTCGCAATCCTCCATCATCAGCGCCGGCCATGCCGGGACAACATACAGGGGACCAATCAAGATCGGCGATGTCACCGTCCAAGGTGCAGGCGTGATGGTCGTAGGACCGCGTTTTCTCACAACGATGCAGATTCCCATTTTGGAAGGACGCGAGATTGACGACCACGACCAACCAGGCTCCACGCCGGTTGCAGTCATCAGCGAACGTATGGCGCGGACCTATTTCGGAAACGAGAATCCGATAGGCCGGCGCATCACGTTCCTGGACGAGAAGCGCGATCTCGAAATCGTCGGCGTCTCGGCGAACGTGCGCTACGGTGATCTGAAAGAGGACGACAGTTCAATGACCGTCTTCGCAGCGCTCAGCCAGACTTCTCCTGAGCGAGTGACCTACGCGTTGCGCACTGCAGGTGATCCGCTGAGCTATGTCAGCATTGTGCATGCGATCGTGCGTGAGGCAGATTCACGCATACCGGTCACAAACGTGATCACACAGGCTGGGGAAATCGATCGGACGATCAGCCAGGAAGTCACCTTCGCGAAACTGTGCACAGCCTTCGCGGTTCTCGCTCTCCTGATCGCGTGCGTGGGACTCTACGGGACGATGTCGTACAACGTCGCGCGGCAGGTCGGCGAGATTGGGGTCCGTATGGCCATGGGCGCGCAACGCGGCGCAGTGGTGTGGATGATTTTGCGCCGTGTTCTGATACTCGCCGCGGTGGGGCTCGCGATCAGCATGCCTGCCGCATTGAGCGCCTCCCGGCTTATCAGATCGTTCCTCTTCGAGACCCAACCGAATGACCCGCGAACCCTGGCTGTGGCCGCTGTCATCCTCCTGAACGCGGCGACTCTCGCCGGCTATGCGCCGGCAAGAAGAGCTTCTCGAATTGATCCGCTGGCAGCTCTGCGGAATGAGTAAAACACCATCCTCCGCTGAAGAGAAAAGAAAACCGGAACGAAGATAGATCCAATGAAAATTTGAGAGTACCCAAGGTGGCCCTGATCTGCTGCGTGTAGCAGCGTAGCATTCTCGTTTCCAATCGCCTTTGCTATCTTGTTGGGACGCTCCGGAGGTGACGAAGCATGGATCGCCGCGAATTTACGAAACTCTCGACTCTAGCACTGGCAGGGGGATATCTGCCGAGAACCGCCTATGCCGGTGTAAACAAGCCGGTCGGCTATGCCGCGGTCGGACTCGGCAGGATTTCCGACATCTTCATGCGAGCATGCGCAAACTCGCAGACTGCGAAGATCACCGCGCTCGTGACCGGACATCCTGACACCAAGGGTGTGAAGTATTCCGGGATGTATGGCATCCCAAAAGCCTCGATTTACACTTACGAGACATTCGATCACATCCGCGAGAACCCCGAGATCGATGCCATCTACGTGGGGCTGCCGAACAGCATGCACGCCGAGTACACTATCCACGGCGCGCAAGCGGGAAAGCACGTGCTATGCGAGAAGCCGATGGCGATCTCGAGCGCCGAATGCCGCAAGATGATCGATGCCTGCCGCCAAGCGAAGGTCAAACTGATGATCGGCTACCGCGTGCAATACGAGCCAATGTGGAATCAGGCAATCGGGATCATCCAGTCTGGGCGCATCGGGCAACTACAGTCTTTCCGCGGTGGCTTCTTCGGGCAAGAGCGGGCTGGAGAATGGCGACTCACGAAGGCTCTCGGCGGAGGCGGCTCGCTGATGGATTTAGGAATTTATCCTCTCAACGCCATTCGCCACATCACCGGCGAGGAGCCGGCGAATTTCACTGCCGTAACCGCCACGCGCGATCGCAGCGGCCGCTTCAGCGAAGTGGAACAATCGCTCGAATGGACGATGAAGATGCCTTCCGGAATCATCGCATCGTGCGGATGCTCGTACGGCCAGCGCGGACCCAGCTTCCTGGCCATCAACGGCGAATCCGGCTACCTGGTAATGGAACCCGGCTTTAACTACGACGGTCTCCGCCTGCACGGAGAAGTCGGCGGAAAACCGATCGAACAGGTGAGCACAGAGAAACATCCATATCAATTCACGATCGAAGCAGAACATTTCGCTGACTGCGTCCGCAATAATAAGGAGCCGAATTCGCCAGGCGAGGAAGGGTTGAAGGACATGCTAGCCATCGAGGCGATTTACCAGGCAGCCGGCGCGCCAATTGCTTGACCTCGCAGTTTTCACAAGGTGGGAGGCCATGCAATTATGCGGCGAAAGAGACTTTCAGATGGGAACCCACGCATTTATGCGTGGGCGAGGCTTTAGCCTCGTGTCGAAGGACAAAAAAGATTCCCGGCTTTAGCCGCGGGCTTTGCCTTTATTGAACCTAACTCAAAGTTCCAACCTGGCCACGGCTAAAGCATCCAAGCACTGGATTACTAGAAGGTTGCGTTTCATGCCATAGACGCTCTGATTGCACAAAACGCACGCGACAGGAGCTGTTGCAGAGACGGCACGTTGCGATTCTATGAAGGGCCAGCAGCTAGTGTTTGGCTCGACAGGAGGGATTGCAGTGTTCGGCTTAGGACGCGCGCTCCAACTTGTTTTGAGATGAATGTCTTGGCTCCCATCCACATGGACATCTCTCGTGTGGTGAGATTATCGAGAACACTCCAGACAATCAACGGAACTGCTGATCTCAGTTCCGGTGCGTTGCGGTAGCGCGTGAGCACTTCAAACCCGCTTTCCCCCGACAGTTCGTAATCAAGCACAATCAAAGCAGGCGCGCGCAGATTGCCACGTTCCAAATCAGCAAACGCTTTAAGGGCGTCAGAAGAATTGGCAAAAATGCTCATTTGGTAGGGGCCCAGCTTTCGCAGCACAGCCCCAAATGTTTCCACATACGAAGGATCGTCCTCTATGAGCCAGATCCTCTCGGGATTCCGAGCTTTGAGAAGAAGCTTGTTGGTCGAGCCCGCGCCATGAAGCTGGCGAGCAGAGTCAGCGATCGGATTCTCCTCTTCACTATTCCGTTGCTGCAAAAGAGGAGAGTGTCTTACCCAAGCATCAATCTCATCAGTCAGCGCCATAACCGAAGTGCGTGCCCGGCCTGCGACGCGGCGCACCGGAAAAGAGTAGCTATGCTCGTAACGTTGGATGGTCCTCACGCCACGCCCGACATACTGCGAGATCTCCTTCCAGGAATTGAGAATACGGCCGTCGCCCATAGATGTTCAGCGTACTTGCAGATCAGCGTCTTGGATGCGCCCAGTTCGGCCAAAGGCTTGAAGTGTGAGTATCTGAGAATACTTCGCTGCCCAGTAGCCTGTGCTAGACACCCTATGCTACGACAACTTCGGAGCCACGAGCGAATGAAGGGGTCACGCCCGACGGGATTGCGCGAGACATCACGGCAAGTGCGAGCCTGATCGGAGCTTGGGAACGCGGCATAGCTCGCAAACATCGAATCGCACGCTTACAATAAAAAACCCGGAGCAGAGGCAACGTATTCTCATCTAATTTCCCGATTCAGGAAAGCGTTCCGTCTGTGTCCGATTTATCGATGAAGCGCGGTCAGTGTTTCACTTG of the Terriglobales bacterium genome contains:
- a CDS encoding Gfo/Idh/MocA family oxidoreductase: MDRREFTKLSTLALAGGYLPRTAYAGVNKPVGYAAVGLGRISDIFMRACANSQTAKITALVTGHPDTKGVKYSGMYGIPKASIYTYETFDHIRENPEIDAIYVGLPNSMHAEYTIHGAQAGKHVLCEKPMAISSAECRKMIDACRQAKVKLMIGYRVQYEPMWNQAIGIIQSGRIGQLQSFRGGFFGQERAGEWRLTKALGGGGSLMDLGIYPLNAIRHITGEEPANFTAVTATRDRSGRFSEVEQSLEWTMKMPSGIIASCGCSYGQRGPSFLAINGESGYLVMEPGFNYDGLRLHGEVGGKPIEQVSTEKHPYQFTIEAEHFADCVRNNKEPNSPGEEGLKDMLAIEAIYQAAGAPIA
- a CDS encoding response regulator encodes the protein MGDGRILNSWKEISQYVGRGVRTIQRYEHSYSFPVRRVAGRARTSVMALTDEIDAWVRHSPLLQQRNSEEENPIADSARQLHGAGSTNKLLLKARNPERIWLIEDDPSYVETFGAVLRKLGPYQMSIFANSSDALKAFADLERGNLRAPALIVLDYELSGESGFEVLTRYRNAPELRSAVPLIVWSVLDNLTTREMSMWMGAKTFISKQVGARVLSRTLQSLLSSQTLAAGPS
- a CDS encoding ABC transporter permease, with the protein product MRVLASRCLGLFRRNHFDHAMDEEFQSHLEMLADRFVSHGMTRHEALLAAKRQFGGVTQIQEDLRERSSLAFVGSLWADARYALRQMRKSPAFTATAVLTLALGIGANTAIYSFMESILLRSLPVSDPESLVVLNWHSRPPYDGSKHWVHVMHGVQGIAWKGNNGSMVSGMFPYPAFETFREDNPVFSTLFGYFNARNLNLSVRGQATSANLEYVTGEYFRGLAVAPAAGRLIDSEDDRAGAAPVAVISFATSENRFGGPGNAIGQSILVDNIPFTVIGVAPPEFFGVDPAISPDLYVPLHTNLLIEGAAATRLYGDGNFYWIEMMGRLRPGATMAQAQAALAPRFHQWVATTASTDGERANLPALTLNPGAAGLGSLRRRYSKPLYVLVMMVGLILAIACANIANLLLARAAARRSEMAVRLSLGARRFRVVRQLLTESVMLASLGGALGVLFAIWGVRWLTFLLSKGQENFTLHAELNWNVLGVTVALSVLCGLLFGLAPAIQSTRPDVMPALKNGFGGGPRRRAQHVLVVAQIALSFLLLFAAGLFLQTLNKLHSVQLGYARENILLFSLNARQAGHRDPEITTFYTDLRNRLESIPGVSSATLSQSSIISAGHAGTTYRGPIKIGDVTVQGAGVMVVGPRFLTTMQIPILEGREIDDHDQPGSTPVAVISERMARTYFGNENPIGRRITFLDEKRDLEIVGVSANVRYGDLKEDDSSMTVFAALSQTSPERVTYALRTAGDPLSYVSIVHAIVREADSRIPVTNVITQAGEIDRTISQEVTFAKLCTAFAVLALLIACVGLYGTMSYNVARQVGEIGVRMAMGAQRGAVVWMILRRVLILAAVGLAISMPAALSASRLIRSFLFETQPNDPRTLAVAAVILLNAATLAGYAPARRASRIDPLAALRNE